Genomic window (Nicotiana sylvestris chromosome 7, ASM39365v2, whole genome shotgun sequence):
TTGCACATGCTTGAGCCTCAATTTTACCAGCATACTGCTTCTCATTCTACTTGGCAAGAGGCCATGCTAAAGGAATTTGAGGCTCTTGAGGCCAACCATACTTGGGAATTGTCCCCTtgcctcctcataagaaagtTATCCCATGCAAGTGGGTATACAAGATCAAGCAGAAATTTGATGGTTCTATTGAGAGGTATAAGACGAGACTTGTTATTAGGGGTGACACTCAAAGGGAAGATATTGATTACACTGAGACCTTCTCTCCTGTTGTCAAGCATACTACTGTCAAATGTCTTCTTTTTCTTGCTGTTAAGCGACATTGGACTATTTTCCAACTTGATGTCAATAATGTCTTCCTTTATGGTGATCTACATGAGGAGGTGTATATAAGGATACCCCATGGTCTTCagatttctttttcttcttcttcttctacctctCCTCTGGTTTGTAGACTCAGGAAGTCTTTATATGGCCTTAAGCAGGCTTCTAGGCAGTGGTTTTCTAAACTGTCTGATGCCTTGCTCTCCAAAGGCTACATCGCTAACAAAAAAGATTACTCCTTATTTACTAAGTCTTCTAGTGATTCTTTGGTTGTATTGGTGGTCGTTGATGATATTCTATTAGATGGTGCTGATATTGCTGAAATGACAGCCTTGAAACAGTTTTTGGATGACTAATTCAAGATCAAAGACTTGGATCTGGTCTATTACTTTCTAGGTCTTGAGGTCTCTTCTCATCCTGATGGTTATGTGATGCATCAAAACAAGTATACTTCAAACTTATTAGATGAATTAAAGTGTTCTCATTTATCTGCTGCTGCCACTCATCTAGATCCCTCAATCAAATTGTTTATTGACCAGGGTGATCTCCTCCCAGATCCCAGCCTTTATAGGAGACTAGTTGGAAAGTTAAATTTTTTGCAATACACCAAGCCTGCCCTATTCAGTTCAGCATTTAAGTCAGTTCCTACAGTCTCCCAGGGTCCCGCATATGATGGCTGGTTTACATGTTTCGAGATACTTAATGTCTGCCCAACTCAAGGAATTTTGTTGACTAATTCCCCTAATCTATCTCTCATTGCTTTTTCTGATTCTGATTGGGCTACAGGTACTTTTTCTCGGAGGTCAGTTACAAGTTATTTCATTACTCTTGGTGGCTGCCCAATATCTTGGAAAAGCAAGAAGCAGCCTACTATCTCTCTCTCCTCTGCAGAAGCTGAGTATAGGGTCTTGAGGAAGGTGGTAGCTGAGATATCTTGGCTAGTTAGACTCCTCAATGACCTTGATCTTTCCATTACAACCCATGTCCCTGTATTTTGTGACAGCCAAGCTGCTTTACACATTGCCAAGAACCTGATATTTCATAAGCGCATAAAGCATATAGAGGTGGACTGTCACTATGTTCGTGACTGCTTATCATATGGGCTGGTATCTCTCCAATTTATGCACAGCTTTGATCAACTGACAGACATCATGACCAAGGCCTTATATGGCCCCCTTCACCACACGATTTTGGGCAAGCCTGGGGTGTTTTAACCCTCCAgcttgggggggggggtgttaaCCGAAGCCCAATTCTGCAATATAGTCCAGGCCTAACCGGGCAGCCCACTTCATGACCCAACACAAAGTTTCATCACTTTACACTTTAAATATGTATTATTTCATTAATTGATTTGTATATAAATGAGAGAAACTCTCTAGAATAAGTGAGATTTTATTTTGACAACGTAAGTTCTGAgaataagaaaatggtttgattTCTCCTCTCCTAAATTCTAGGGTTTTACTGTCAATTTCTTCTTGCATAGCTAGATTTCTCAACCTAACAAGTTCATATCTCTGCATTGAAGGTGTACTATACTCCGTTAAATTGTACAACACATGCACTTAACTCTTAATATCAAGCATGATATGATAACTTGAAAGATAAAATGATAACCTACCATAATCGATTAAATTGTACTTTCGTGTAAAATCCTTTGCACCTCCGGTGTACAAAACTTAAGCTACTTGATTATTTGGGTATTATCTAAACCATCCAAATTCCAAAGGCATCACCACATATGTATATACTGATATGGCTACTAATGTAGCATTACAAGGCAGCTCATAATCCATGGCATTTTACACTAGTTTCCAGTAGATAGCATGTGATCGAGTACATATACATGGTTCATGTTTTACAATAAATTCTGTTGCTTATCCTGtaattctctcaattatattttACGCGTAGATATGCGGCTTGATTGGTTGCCCTGTTTCTCAAAGTTTTGGGATAGTAATCTGTAAAAGTCCGTCCCTGCATTGTAAAACACTCATGAATTTCAGAATTTTAATACAAATATTTATGTAATGAAACATTCCAAAGATCTTTCTTCTTGactcaaaataacatgtaaatgATACTAACAAGTTTTGACAACTTACACAAATTCAGCTGAAACGCTATCCTTGTTGGCATTAGTTGGAAGAGGCCAGAAAACCCGATAAGGTCCCTGTACAATCTCCCTTTTGTGATAAGACGATACGGAGTCATTCGAGCATGTTGCCACTTTCGACCATTGTGCTGAACGATTTCCAGAAACTATTAAGCTGTCGAGGACATAACACTCGTCTATTAGACCAACACGAAATCTGAATTCATCGCTGCCTCATTGCAGAAGATGCTCTTTTAAGATGAACTCTATGTAACATGATCATCCCTTATAATTAAGGGATGACTGTGGAACAAAAGACTAATGGATAATTGCAAGTTATTTACCTTTTATCACTGATTTCTACCTTTATATCATTTATATTGACACCAGGAAGTTCTATCGATACGATGTACATGCATCCAGATTCTGCAATATCCATCCTAGGAGACCATTCACTTCCTGTATTAGCAAAACAAAAAGTGAATTTTTAAACATTCTGAAGAGGCCGTATGTAACAATCCAGCCCACTAGTGATATTGTCAGCTTAGGGCCTGGGGCCACACGGCTTTAAAACGCGTCACTAGGGTCTAAGTCATGTCTACTTATATACCCAACATCTCTCCCGTGTTTTGTCGATGTGGGATTCGCCTAGGGTGTCATACTGTACCCTCGATTTCCAGAACAAAAAAGCACTACTGCAATACATTATTAATTCCAGCAAAAAACGCCAATCAAAGCAAAGCATTATCTTTGTTTACCATTGGATTGAAGtccatttcttctttctttcaatTGGGAGCGCGACTTTTCATTAATTCCAGTACTTGGCCTAGCAAATTTGGGAGCTTCTGCTGCAGTTTGATTGTATTTGCAACCTTGTGCAACATACTGGAATTCTTTATTAGTAGGTCTAGAATACATTGGTCCTTCAGAAGTAATAAAACTCTTTTTTGCACAACTATTAGGCTTTAAAGGCAAGGCAGATTCAGTACTACAGCTTCCCATCCCCTACGCAAAACAATAAGAAAGAAAAGGTCGATTATCAGAGAGTACAATCCCATTGAAACTAAGGAATAATATTTCTGTTTTAATTCACAGACCTGTTCGCTTGAGTTGAGCCTCATGAAACAAGCTTGAGAACTGGAACTTTGTCGTGCATAATTCATTCTGTTATCATACCTCGGAATCGCAGAATTTAGACTACTGCTACAGCTCTGATATTAAAACAAGTGAAAATTTTAAAGTTAAGAATGCTGAAATGATCAAAGGGCAGAAGAAGGATTTTAAGAAAACAGGGGAAACGAACAA
Coding sequences:
- the LOC104245497 gene encoding heat shock 22 kDa protein, chloroplastic-like, with amino-acid sequence MESHVVRRRMNMISAHLAVHDDISTAATHLFPMSCSSSLNSAIPRYDNRMNYARQSSSSQACFMRLNSSEQGMGSCSTESALPLKPNSCAKKSFITSEGPMYSRPTNKEFQYVAQGCKYNQTAAEAPKFARPSTGINEKSRSQLKERRNGLQSNGSEWSPRMDIAESGCMYIVSIELPGVNINDIKVEISDKSLIVSGNRSAQWSKVATCSNDSVSSYHKREIVQGPYRVFWPLPTNANKDSVSAEFVDGLLQITIPKL